AAGGTGGATATGGCCAGGTTTTCTTGGCTCAAAAGAAAGACACTCGTGAGGTTTGTGCCCTCAAAGTCATGAGCAAGAAGTTACTGTtcaagcttgacgaagttcGCCATGTTTTGACGGAGAGAGATATTCTGACCACCGCCCAAAGCGAGTGGCTCGTTAGACTCCTCTACTCTTTCCAGGATGAAAAAAGTATTTATCTGGCCATGGAATATGTGCCTGGCGGCGACTTCCGCACCCTGCTTAACAACACCGGTGTGTTATCTAACCGCCATGCCCGTTTCTATATCGCCGAGATGTTCTGTTCCGTTGATGCCCTGCACCAGCTCGGTTATATCCATCGAGATCTCAAGCCCGAGAACTTCCTTGTCGATTCTACAGGACACATCAAGTTGACCGACTTCGGTCTTGCTGCAGGTGTGCTCGCCCCGTCCAAAATTGAGTCAATGCGTATCAAGCTGGAAAAAGCATCCGAAAGTGCAGTTCCCTTCGGCAAGCCCATGGATCAGCGAACTGTGGCTGAACGTCGAGAGAGCTACCGGACAATGCGCGAGAATGATGTCAACTATGCCAAATCCATTGTGGGATCGCCTGACTACATGGCCCCAGAGGTTCTTAGAGGGGAGGAATATGACTTCACAGTGGACTATTGGAGTCTGGGTTGCATGCTGTTCGAGGCACTCACTGGATTCCCTCCTTTCGCGGGTGCCACCCCGGATGAGACGTGGCGTAATCTGAAGCACTGGAAGGAGGTGCTGAAGAGACCTGTATGGGAGGACCCCAACTACTTCCTGAGCAACAGAACTTGGAATTTCATCTGCACGTGAGTAAACTGCACACTTTTGATGCCTGGCCATGGCGAGCTGAAGCTGACTGACTATCCCTTAGATGCATCAACTCTCGCACAAGACGATTCTCGAATATCAAAGATATCTATGCTCACCACTACTTTGCCGAAGTTGAATGGGATGTTTTGCGACAAACTCGTGCGCCCTTTGTACCAGAGCTGGACTCGGAAACTGATGCGGGCTATTTCGATGATTTTACCAATGAGGCTGATATGGCCAAGTACAAGGAGGTTCATGACAAACAACAAGCTCTCGAGACAATGGCTGAGCGTGAAGACCAAATGAGCAAGAGTCTCTTCGTCGGATTCACGTTCAGACATCGCAAACCCGCAACGGAAGAAGGCGGGAGCCCCAGAAAGCGCATTCCCACTGATGAGACGTTTGGGACGATGTTCTAGGACGAGCCCCAAATTCCTCAGACCGTGGTTGGCTGGCGAGGTTTTGTCAGTAGGGAAAAAGCCCTTTTCTGAAGTGATACGAGCGGGTTGCCCCAGGTCCTTATTTTCGGGTCTTAGGGTATGACATGCATACCATTATGAGGATTCTTGATGTCTTTGTTGGTGCTTGACCCCCTAgtgcttttcttcttcgatGTTGCTGTATTATCACTTTTGATATTGTATTCGACACTGCAAGTCCTGCAGTTCTGTTTTCGTGCTATTCATTTTCGGCAGGCAGGAGTTCTATAAGGACCAGGTTTTTGTGTACGGTCCGCTGGTATGGAGTCTGCGAGTTGTCAGGCGGCCCACGATAGTTCAGTTTATGTATGTATGTTTTGAGATTAGTTTCCCTCCTGACTTTGGCAGGTATGAGGACAGGGGGATTCCGAAAATAGAAAAGCCAATGCCTTCGTATTGGCTTTTGCGAAGCAACGAGCAACTAATTTTGACTCGACAAGACCGTTTTGTGAGAGCGTGTTCGCCTTTATGTTAGCCACATATACCAACCAACCTTACATGCCACTGCCCATTTCAGTATCTACTGACATAGGAATCGAGATCACAAGGACATGCATTTGAACCTCAAGATGCTCGATCTGTTTTCTCGTGGTACTGGTCCCAAGCATTCTCAAACCTATTCGACGGTTTCATTGATTTATCCGCCACAAGCAAGCAAGGATTTGTGAGAGAATGAACaagaagtatataatagacttaagTGGTATCATCAAACCTCTTTCAGAGGGTGTGTTCATTGCGAAGTCCTGTCCCATCCATCAAATTTGCAACATCAGAAGCCCTCCCATTCGCTTGTTTCCAGGCCatctataagaaataataaaaatgAAACCCTCGGCCAATCGTCAGATCTATAAATAGACGTTTGGAATGTTGGAAAATTGTCGTGATAACTGCGCCATTTCTCGACAACATGCAGTTTTTGGCATGTGCATGATTACCCAGTAATAACCACATACCAAAAGGCCATTCCCTCCATAAAACTCCAGCAACATCGGAAGCGATACAATCCGCCACAAGTTAACACATCCAAGTAAGGTATCAATCCGTCATATGATCAAGTCTCAAAGAAAACGCCACCATCTAAAACGCCCCGAAATCATGCCCTATTTCGTTAAAGTGTATCGTCCGCAAAATTTGTACCGCCGTTCAAGGCGGAGCTTCCAAAATCTCCATCATTACCATCAAAGCTAATTGATTCTGTCTTGTTGCGATCACAGGCTCATCGTCAGCCATTCCCATTCTTGAGGACCGGCAGAGCTACCAATCAACGAGCTTGTTTGCCCACCAGACATGCTGATCATGCCGGTAGCCGACCCTAGCGTACTGGGTCGCTGGTtcaagttgaagctgctggCGGACATGCCACCAGGCAAACTCGAAAGTCCAGCTGAGGAGCCGAAGGGACGCGGGCCGTCGATAGAGCTGGTTGAATCGGGACTGTCGATATCCATCGATACTGGCACATCTCCTCCAATGCTCTTGCTGTGGCGGCGTTGCCGTTTTGAAGAAGCAGTGGCGGGACGCTGCATTGACATTGACGAGGCACCAGGTCCAGGACTAGTCTTTGGGGGCGCAGCCGCGATGGGGACAACCCCTTTACCACCCACAGCACCAGAAGAGGGTCCTGGACCAGCAAAATGACTGTTTGGAGTGCTTCCAGCGGTGTTGGCACCCGATGTAGTACCACTTACTGGGCTATCGATATCCTTACTGCTAGCGGGTTGACTAGTAGCAGGTGGTGTCGTTACCTTGGGTGTCGGGTTGCTGCTGTTTGGTTTGGTGCTATTTGCTGTCGCAGTGGACATCGACAAGGTCGAATTTTTGCGAGAGTTCAGGGCACTCGCCGTCTTCTTAGACCTCGTACTGCTCCCTCCAACTGGTACGTTGGTCCCGGAACCACGATTTCGCTTCTTAATCACGTCCGTCTTCAAACTCAACGGTCTCACCACGCCATGCAACTTCAGGAAAAGACCACAGGCGTTACACAGTGGTTGGCCTTCAGGGTTTCGTCTCCACAAAGGCGTTGTCTGGGTGAAACAGTTCGTACACGTGGTCGGAGCATTTCCGTCGTTCCCATTGCCGGCAGCTGTCTGCAAGTTGGTGGTTGAGCCCTGCTTTGACATGGGAGGCGAAGATGGTCTGCTTGGAGCCACAGATGAGAATCCCGACATGGTCCCGTTTCCATCACCAGCAGGAGAGCTTTGCATCGATTGTGCAAGCTGCTCAAAGCCATTCTGTTGTCCGCCAAAGTGAACTGGCGTAGATGCATTTCGTGGTAATTTAGGATGCTGTCTCCTTAGGTTTCCTCCTCTGAAAGACTGCGACTGTGATCGCTCAAGGCCGTTCGATTCCCAGTCTCCATTATTATCGACAAAAT
The window above is part of the Fusarium oxysporum f. sp. lycopersici 4287 chromosome 8, whole genome shotgun sequence genome. Proteins encoded here:
- a CDS encoding agc/ndr/ndr-unclassified protein kinase (At least one base has a quality score < 10) translates to MASFMSSFFPGGKEKNPASENGSSRPATPSTRVDNFLNPASTPQGSPSKKTNPPGSHDLPSAFESALTLNPPVMEPPLKLGRPQSVITPLSPGKTKVQPLDESNVNVDESVVHKTRPVSPQKKQGQENTPPTSRLAGTDSPHQHSHAAVTRQQHYEHRERPNTPATKKFNTARGLTPEEREILQKPNVKRLVNVTQLYFLDYYFDLLTYVGSRQNRLAAFKNEYPPPPETDEQTHNQMWTKYTGRERANLRKRRVRLRHGDFQILTQVGQGGYGQVFLAQKKDTREVCALKVMSKKLLFKLDEVRHVLTERDILTTAQSEWLVRLLYSFQDEKSIYLAMEYVPGGDFRTLLNNTGVLSNRHARFYIAEMFCSVDALHQLGYIHRDLKPENFLVDSTGHIKLTDFGLAAGVLAPSKIESMRIKLEKASESAVPFGKPMDQRTVAERRESYRTMRENDVNYAKSIVGSPDYMAPEVLRGEEYDFTVDYWSLGCMLFEALTGFPPFAGATPDETWRNLKHWKEVLKRPVWEDPNYFLSNRTWNFICTCINSRTRRFSNIKDIYAHHYFAEVEWDVLRQTRAPFVPELDSETDAGYFDDFTNEADMAKYKEVHDKQQALETMAEREDQMSKSLFVGFTFRHRKPATEEGGSPRKRIPTDETFGTMF
- a CDS encoding agc/ndr/ndr-unclassified protein kinase (At least one base has a quality score < 10), with amino-acid sequence MASFMSSFFPGGKEKNPASENGSSRPATPSTRVDNFLNPASTPQGSPSKKTNPPGSHDLPSAFESALTLNPPVMEPPLKLGRPQSVITPLSPGKTKVQPLDESNVNVDESVVHKTRPVSPQKKQGQENTPPTSRLAGTDSPHQHSHAAVTRQQHYEHRERPNTPATKKFNTARGLTPEEREILQKPNVKRLVNVTQLYFLDYYFDLLTYVGSRQNRLAAFKNEYPPPPETDEQTHNQMWTKYTGRERANLRKRRVRLRHGDFQILTQVGQGGYGQVFLAQKKDTREVCALKVMSKKLLFKLDEVRHVLTERDILTTAQSEWLVRLLYSFQDEKSIYLAMEYVPGGDFRTLLNNTGVLSNRHARFYIAEMFCSVDALHQLGYIHRDLKPENFLVDSTGHIKLTDFGLAAASESAVPFGKPMDQRTVAERRESYRTMRENDVNYAKSIVGSPDYMAPEVLRGEEYDFTVDYWSLGCMLFEALTGFPPFAGATPDETWRNLKHWKEVLKRPVWEDPNYFLSNRTWNFICTCINSRTRRFSNIKDIYAHHYFAEVEWDVLRQTRAPFVPELDSETDAGYFDDFTNEADMAKYKEVHDKQQALETMAEREDQMSKSLFVGFTFRHRKPATEEGGSPRKRIPTDETFGTMF